One Sulfolobus sp. S-194 DNA segment encodes these proteins:
- the xpf gene encoding 3'-flap repair endonuclease Xpf, which yields MMLRIYVDYREKNSGVPDIIKELGAIVIFDNLSVGDYVISDEIAIERKSVEDLVSSVFDKRFFDQLNRLSEAYAKPFILIEGDMEKIRKITSRWKAINSALTSAILEFDLRVVYSNDRKESAEIIYKIAEKSSTTQNKKIVNLHEKPKFESLRDIQLYVIEAFPQIGSKLAERLLEKFGSIERICNASVSELEKVLESRKKAEEIYKIIHTTYTNKKEERNNKTSLLDFLEPK from the coding sequence TTGATGCTTAGAATTTATGTTGATTATCGTGAAAAGAACAGCGGAGTCCCAGATATTATCAAAGAACTAGGTGCTATTGTAATCTTTGACAACTTGAGTGTAGGAGATTATGTTATATCTGATGAAATAGCAATAGAAAGAAAAAGCGTAGAGGACTTAGTTAGCTCTGTATTTGATAAAAGGTTCTTTGACCAGTTAAATAGATTAAGTGAAGCTTATGCTAAACCCTTCATACTAATTGAAGGAGATATGGAAAAAATAAGAAAAATTACCTCTAGATGGAAGGCTATAAATTCTGCGTTAACAAGTGCTATTTTAGAGTTTGATCTTAGAGTAGTATATTCTAATGATAGAAAAGAATCTGCTGAAATCATTTACAAAATAGCTGAGAAAAGTTCTACTACTCAGAATAAAAAAATAGTAAATCTTCATGAAAAACCAAAATTCGAGAGTTTAAGGGATATACAATTATATGTAATTGAAGCTTTTCCTCAAATTGGAAGCAAATTAGCTGAAAGATTGTTAGAAAAATTCGGAAGTATAGAAAGAATTTGTAACGCAAGTGTATCTGAGCTAGAAAAGGTTCTTGAGAGTAGGAAGAAAGCTGAAGAAATATATAAAATTATACATACGACATATACGAATAAAAAGGAAGAAAGAAATAATAAAACTTCTCTACTTGACTTCTTAGAGCCTAAATGA
- a CDS encoding Brix domain-containing protein: MLSGQVLHIHRIEIVFTSSRDAPLRVRTFLNELTYVFPNSIKINRGRQSLKDIIAKSTYLNSKYLVIIDVIKGNPGRFRVYDLASKILKYNFTIYGVTLLTELKLHRTLIKRGCIGKIEDQKIKNMLIDLGYIYIENCDVYANGDYITKDNNYVFELKFTKDDKILGPVIRFQLYDRNKNID, from the coding sequence GTGCTAAGTGGGCAGGTCTTGCATATACACCGTATTGAAATAGTTTTTACTTCAAGTCGTGATGCTCCATTAAGAGTAAGAACTTTTTTAAATGAGTTGACTTATGTTTTTCCTAATTCCATAAAGATTAATAGAGGTAGACAAAGTCTTAAAGATATTATAGCTAAGTCAACTTATTTAAACTCAAAATATTTAGTTATAATTGATGTTATAAAGGGAAACCCAGGTAGATTTAGAGTATATGACCTTGCATCAAAAATACTTAAATATAACTTTACAATTTACGGTGTAACCTTACTTACAGAATTAAAATTGCATAGAACATTAATCAAAAGAGGATGTATAGGAAAAATTGAAGATCAGAAAATAAAAAATATGTTAATTGATCTAGGTTACATATATATTGAAAATTGCGATGTATATGCTAATGGGGATTACATAACGAAAGACAATAATTATGTATTTGAACTGAAATTCACGAAAGATGATAAAATATTAGGACCTGTCATTAGATTTCAGCTATATGATAGAAATAAAAATATTGATTAA
- the rrp42 gene encoding exosome complex protein Rrp42 — protein sequence MSITPSNQNITSLLKKESILNALERGIRLDGRKNSDYRPISITLNYAKKAEGSALVKLGDTMVLAGVKLEEEEPFPDTPNQGNLVVNVELLPLAYETFEPGPPDENAIELARVVDRSLRDSKAVDLSKLVIIPGKKVWTAWVDVYVLDYGGNVLDACTLAAVAALYNTKLPKVEIEGDNVKIIKEEKTDVTPISYPVVTVTVAKIGKYLVVDPSLDEESIADVKISFSYVQDGRIVGMQKSNFGSLSLQEVDVAESLARSASQKLFEELKKQISM from the coding sequence ATGTCAATCACTCCTTCTAATCAAAATATAACCTCTTTGCTTAAAAAAGAAAGTATATTAAATGCACTAGAAAGAGGTATTAGATTAGATGGAAGAAAGAATAGTGATTATAGACCAATTTCTATTACACTTAATTATGCTAAAAAAGCCGAAGGTTCAGCTTTGGTAAAACTAGGAGATACAATGGTTTTAGCCGGTGTAAAATTAGAGGAGGAAGAACCATTTCCAGATACTCCAAACCAAGGAAACTTAGTAGTTAATGTAGAACTCCTTCCTTTAGCTTACGAAACATTTGAACCAGGACCACCAGATGAAAATGCTATAGAATTAGCTAGAGTTGTAGATAGAAGCTTAAGAGATTCAAAAGCAGTTGACCTCTCTAAATTAGTTATTATACCCGGTAAGAAAGTATGGACTGCATGGGTCGATGTGTATGTTCTTGATTATGGAGGAAATGTATTAGATGCTTGTACTTTGGCAGCAGTTGCGGCTCTGTATAATACTAAACTTCCTAAAGTTGAAATAGAAGGAGATAATGTAAAAATAATAAAGGAGGAAAAAACTGATGTAACGCCAATCTCTTATCCAGTAGTTACTGTTACCGTTGCTAAAATAGGTAAGTATCTTGTTGTAGATCCAAGTTTAGATGAAGAAAGTATTGCAGATGTAAAAATCTCATTCTCTTACGTACAAGATGGTAGAATAGTAGGAATGCAAAAGAGTAATTTTGGAAGCTTAAGCTTACAAGAAGTAGATGTTGCGGAAAGTTTAGCAAGATCAGCTTCACAGAAATTATTCGAAGAGCTTAAAAAGCAAATTAGTATGTAA
- the rrp41 gene encoding exosome complex exonuclease Rrp41: MIQLQKPRLILDNGLRLDGRKPDEMRPIKIELGVLKNADGSAIFEMGNTKVIAAVYGPKEMHPRHLALPDRAVLRVRYHMTPFSTDERKNPAPSRREIELSKVIREALESTILVELFPRTVIDIFMEVLQADAGTRLVSLMAASMALADAGIPMRDLIAGVAVGKADGVLVLDLNEPEDMWGEADMPVAMMPSLKQVALLQLNGNMTPQEFRQALEMAQKGIETIYNLEKEAIRSKYAELKEE, from the coding sequence ATGATTCAGCTACAAAAACCGAGGCTAATACTTGATAATGGACTACGATTAGACGGTAGAAAGCCAGACGAAATGAGACCTATAAAGATAGAACTGGGTGTTTTGAAGAATGCTGATGGTTCAGCAATATTCGAAATGGGAAATACAAAAGTTATTGCGGCGGTCTATGGCCCAAAAGAAATGCATCCTAGGCATTTAGCTTTGCCAGATAGAGCAGTATTAAGAGTTAGATACCATATGACTCCTTTCTCTACTGATGAAAGAAAAAATCCTGCTCCTAGTCGAAGAGAAATAGAACTGTCTAAAGTAATAAGGGAGGCATTGGAGTCAACAATCTTAGTAGAATTATTTCCAAGAACTGTTATCGATATATTTATGGAAGTTTTACAAGCTGATGCAGGAACAAGATTAGTTTCTTTAATGGCTGCATCTATGGCTTTGGCTGATGCAGGAATTCCTATGAGAGACCTGATAGCTGGTGTAGCAGTTGGAAAAGCTGATGGAGTTCTAGTACTAGATTTAAACGAGCCAGAAGATATGTGGGGAGAAGCTGATATGCCAGTAGCTATGATGCCATCACTAAAACAAGTCGCATTACTCCAATTAAATGGAAATATGACACCTCAAGAATTTAGACAAGCATTAGAAATGGCTCAAAAAGGAATTGAAACAATATATAATTTAGAAAAAGAAGCCATTAGGAGCAAATACGCAGAATTAAAGGAGGAATAA
- a CDS encoding elongation factor EF-2: MPRYKTVEQVLSLMKDITRVRNIGIIAHVDHGKTTTSDTLLAAAGIISQKVAGEALALDYLSVEQQRGITVKAANISLYHEIEGKGYVINLIDTPGHVDFSGRVTRSLRILDGSIVVVDAVEGIMTQTETVLRQSLEERVRPILFINKVDRLVKELKLSPQEIQKKLIDMIVEINNLIEMYAEPEYKDAWKIKPELGNVVFGSAKDKWGFSVPIAQKKGVKFSDVVNAYSSGDKSKVEELANRVPIHEALLETVIKFVPNPRDAQKYRIPKIWKGDLDSDIAKAMINADPNGPIVLMISDMKVDPHAGLVATGRVFSGTLRAGEEIWLVNAKRQQRVLQVSLYMGPTRELAEEIPAGNIAAALGLDQARSGETAVDIKYKDANVGSFESLHYVSEPVVTISVEPKNPKDLNKMIDALRKLSIEDPNLLVKINEETGEYLLSGMGFLHLEVSLQLLKENYGVDVVTSPPIVVYRESIRTKSQVFEGKSPNKHNKLYISVEPLNEQTIELIANGTIKEDMDSKEMARILKEQADWDYDEAKKIIAIDENINVFVNATSGVQHLREVMDTILQGFRLAMKEGPLAHEPIRGLKVILHDAIIHEDPAHRGPAQLYPAVRNAIFAGFLTSKPTLLEPLQKLDIRVPMDFVGNVSGVITRKRGKILNMTQMGSIARITAEIPVSESFELASELRAASAGRAFWGTEFSRWAPVPDSLLLDVIMKIRERKGLPKELPKVEDFLA, translated from the coding sequence TTGCCCCGATATAAGACAGTTGAGCAAGTTCTTAGTTTAATGAAAGATATTACTAGAGTAAGAAATATTGGAATAATTGCTCATGTAGATCACGGAAAGACTACAACTAGTGATACTTTATTAGCTGCAGCTGGTATAATTTCACAAAAAGTTGCTGGAGAGGCATTAGCATTAGACTATCTTTCTGTAGAGCAACAAAGGGGTATTACAGTAAAGGCAGCAAACATAAGCTTGTATCACGAAATAGAAGGAAAAGGTTATGTAATTAATTTAATTGATACACCAGGTCACGTTGATTTTAGCGGTAGAGTAACTAGAAGCCTTAGAATATTAGATGGTTCTATTGTTGTTGTTGATGCAGTAGAGGGAATAATGACTCAGACAGAAACCGTACTAAGACAAAGCCTTGAAGAAAGAGTAAGACCTATACTTTTCATTAATAAAGTAGATAGACTAGTTAAAGAATTAAAATTAAGTCCACAAGAAATACAGAAGAAATTAATAGACATGATAGTAGAGATAAATAACTTAATCGAAATGTATGCCGAACCTGAATATAAGGACGCATGGAAAATAAAACCAGAATTAGGTAATGTGGTATTTGGATCAGCAAAAGATAAGTGGGGATTTAGCGTACCAATAGCACAGAAAAAAGGAGTTAAATTCAGTGATGTAGTAAATGCATATTCTAGTGGGGATAAATCTAAAGTGGAAGAATTAGCTAACAGAGTTCCTATACACGAAGCATTACTAGAAACTGTAATTAAATTTGTTCCAAATCCTAGAGATGCACAAAAATATAGAATTCCTAAAATCTGGAAAGGAGATCTAGATAGTGATATAGCAAAAGCAATGATAAACGCAGACCCTAACGGGCCTATTGTCCTTATGATAAGTGATATGAAAGTTGATCCTCACGCCGGTTTAGTTGCTACCGGTAGAGTGTTCTCCGGCACATTAAGAGCTGGAGAAGAAATATGGTTAGTAAACGCAAAAAGGCAACAAAGAGTTTTACAAGTAAGCCTTTACATGGGACCAACAAGAGAATTAGCTGAAGAGATCCCTGCTGGTAATATAGCTGCAGCTTTAGGGCTAGATCAGGCTAGATCTGGAGAGACAGCAGTAGATATAAAATATAAAGATGCAAATGTTGGTTCATTTGAATCACTACATTATGTTTCAGAACCTGTAGTAACAATATCTGTTGAGCCAAAGAATCCAAAAGATCTTAATAAGATGATTGATGCACTTAGAAAACTAAGTATTGAAGATCCAAACTTACTTGTAAAGATTAATGAGGAGACTGGTGAATATTTGCTTTCGGGTATGGGATTCTTACATCTTGAAGTTTCATTACAATTATTGAAAGAAAATTATGGCGTAGATGTTGTAACCTCACCACCGATTGTAGTCTATAGAGAGAGCATAAGAACTAAGAGTCAAGTATTCGAAGGCAAATCTCCAAATAAACATAATAAATTATACATCAGCGTTGAACCATTGAATGAACAGACAATTGAATTAATCGCTAATGGGACTATAAAAGAGGATATGGATTCTAAAGAAATGGCAAGAATTCTCAAAGAACAAGCAGACTGGGATTACGATGAAGCTAAGAAGATAATTGCTATAGATGAGAACATAAACGTATTTGTGAATGCTACAAGCGGTGTACAGCATCTAAGAGAAGTAATGGATACTATACTTCAAGGGTTTAGGTTAGCAATGAAAGAAGGACCGTTAGCTCATGAACCAATAAGAGGGTTAAAAGTTATATTGCACGATGCTATTATACATGAGGATCCAGCTCACAGAGGACCAGCTCAGTTATACCCAGCAGTTAGAAATGCTATATTCGCTGGGTTCTTAACTTCTAAACCAACATTACTAGAACCTTTACAAAAGTTAGATATAAGAGTCCCAATGGATTTTGTCGGAAACGTCTCTGGTGTTATAACTAGGAAAAGAGGAAAGATACTCAATATGACCCAGATGGGTAGTATAGCTAGAATCACAGCAGAAATTCCAGTTTCTGAATCTTTCGAACTTGCAAGCGAGCTTAGAGCTGCAAGTGCAGGCAGAGCATTCTGGGGAACAGAATTTAGTAGATGGGCTCCTGTTCCAGATAGCCTATTATTAGATGTAATTATGAAAATAAGAGAGAGAAAAGGTCTGCCTAAGGAGTTGCCTAAGGTAGAGGACTTCTTAGCGTGA
- a CDS encoding 50S ribosomal protein L37ae — MGKVTGIAGRFGARYGSSVRKKWKEIMEKRYQDHQCPVCKTTGKVVRISSGVWYCKKCGAKWAGLAYTPY, encoded by the coding sequence ATGGGAAAAGTTACAGGAATTGCTGGTAGATTTGGTGCACGATACGGCTCTTCAGTCAGAAAAAAATGGAAAGAGATAATGGAAAAACGATATCAAGATCACCAATGTCCTGTATGTAAAACAACTGGAAAAGTAGTTAGAATATCTTCTGGAGTATGGTACTGTAAAAAGTGTGGTGCTAAGTGGGCAGGTCTTGCATATACACCGTATTGA
- a CDS encoding KEOPS complex subunit Pcc1, which translates to MIEIKILINSTEEERQLIFNSVLPENIDTKYIRIDKENSKIIIKAPTISRGRAIMNSYISWIYTILETIKRVNKDDRENSP; encoded by the coding sequence ATGATAGAAATAAAAATATTGATTAATTCTACTGAAGAAGAAAGACAGCTTATATTTAATTCTGTATTACCAGAGAACATAGACACTAAGTATATCCGAATAGATAAAGAGAATTCGAAAATTATAATAAAAGCACCTACAATAAGTAGGGGCAGAGCTATAATGAACTCTTATATATCCTGGATATACACAATATTGGAGACAATAAAAAGGGTGAATAAGGATGACAGAGAGAATTCCCCCTGA
- a CDS encoding prefoldin subunit beta, with the protein MTERIPPELQTQLVKLQQLQDQLNRLLTEKNVIDSELREVNKILQELSQLPAGTTVYKIVGNLLVKTDKETVQKELDDRKEILELRSRTYQKQENLLRTQLEDLQKKVNELLAKYYPQSGGAVKA; encoded by the coding sequence ATGACAGAGAGAATTCCCCCTGAACTTCAAACACAATTAGTAAAATTACAACAATTACAAGATCAATTAAATAGACTTCTTACTGAAAAAAATGTAATAGATAGTGAATTAAGAGAAGTAAATAAAATACTTCAAGAGCTATCTCAACTACCAGCTGGTACAACAGTTTACAAAATAGTTGGGAATTTACTAGTTAAAACAGATAAAGAAACAGTACAAAAAGAGTTAGATGATAGAAAAGAAATTTTAGAATTAAGATCTAGAACTTATCAGAAACAAGAAAACTTATTGAGAACACAACTAGAAGATTTACAGAAAAAAGTAAATGAACTACTTGCTAAGTATTATCCACAAAGTGGGGGAGCCGTAAAGGCATAA